CGTAATGAACCAACCAAAGAGGCTTTATTATCTTATAAAAATGCGATCGATGCTATTAGTAAAGATGAGATAGGTTTAAATTTATTAATTTTGTTTAAAAAATATAATCTAATTGATTATTCAATTTTTAATGTTATCAATGCAATCTTAAAAAAGTTAAAGAAACAGAATTTAGAAACTTTAAAGGCTTTAGTATTAGTAGTGAAAGTTAACTATGATGAGTTAGAAAAAATAGGTCGTTTAGTGGGTATTCCCAACAATGAAGATAAGGTTATTATTTATGCAAAAATCCTTCAGTATATAGCACTCTCTTATCGTTATGAAAATTTACTTTATCGTTTTAATCAACTTTTAGAAGTTGTCAAAAATTGGAATAAGCAATATCAAACTTTGGCAGAAATTAGACAGGAATATCCTAGCCATAAATATAAAATACCAGAGTCTTTTCTTAAAGCTATTCCGGGAGAATATATATATAACAAGTATCAAGAATTTATCTAGTTTGGATAAGGGCAGGTTTGGAGGAATAATGAGTAAGGAGTAATGAGTTTTTAATTATTCACTATTCACTATTCATTATTCACTATTACTGAGTATAGTAACCAAGCAAGATAAGCGGTAAAGGTTTCAGCAATAATACTACTGAAGCGAAATAAAGCAACAACAATGATTATTTTATCACGGGGAAAGATAGCTGGATCTAAAGATGCGATCGCAACTGCTTCAAAAATACCTAAACCGCCGGGGGCGCCGGGTACAATTAAACCAATCAACCATGCAAAACTAAAAGCAGTTAATACTTGGGGAATTAAGATAATATTTAAGTCAATAAAAGGCATCATTAAAGCCATAAAAGCACTACCTCTTAAAAGCAAAAAAATTAGCTCTCCTATTAAAGGTAAAAAAGGATATTTATTTAATTTAATATTTGTTTCTACTTTTCCTTTATTTATTACTAATTTCTTTAAAACTGGGTTGATAAATTTAGGATGAATTACAATTAAAATTATTAATATAAAAAATAATAATAGAGAAAAAATAAGAGGAGAAAAATTTACTTCTAAAATTCCTAAACTAACGCTAAATATAGTAATTAATAAAGATGCGATCGCCATTAGCAAAGGTTCAAGAACCACAGGAAAAGTTCCCAAGGCAATGCTATCACCGTGATTTTGAATTGCTTTTACCCTGCCCACAAAATGCCATATATTACCCGGAATATACTTACTGATATTAGTAATTAAGTAAATTTTTACAGCAGAAAACCCACCTAATTTACAGTTAAATAAAGTTAAAATCCAAGTCCATACCCAAGCAGAAAAAATATGAGCAAAACTATTTAATATTAAACTAATAAAAATAAGTAAAAAAAGATATTTATTAAATTCTATACTTGTAATGCTACGCCAATTATTAACAATAGTAGTAGCTAAAAAAAATAGAGTGATTCCAAAAATAAAGTAGCGTAAAAATTGCTTTAATAACTTCATTAACCTGAGTTCGGGATAAATTTTCATCTATGAGTGATGACGAAAAGGGCAAACCCCCCTTTATCCCCCCTCGAGAGGGGGGAGGGCAAAGGTAGATAGTGAATAGTTGATAATTACTCGTTACTCGTTACTTTCTTCTAAAACCTGAAACCCTGTACGGGCGAATGGCCATTCGCCCCTACTTCACCCTCTCTCCTCATCCCATCATCTCTCCATCCCCTAAACACCCTGACACCTCTTTCCGAACTCCTAATTCAGGTTATTTAACTTTTTTAAACATAGTCATGGATAGGGGCGGAACTGTTATTTCTAAAGCATAAGGCCAGGGGCAATGATTCCAATCTTTAGTTTTCACTTTTTGATTTACTACTCCACTACCACCATATTTAAGATCATCAGTATTCATAATTTCTTCATAAGTACCTGCTTCATTCACTCCTAACCAATAGTGATAGTAAACATCGGGTTTGAAGTTACA
This is a stretch of genomic DNA from Cyanobacterium aponinum PCC 10605. It encodes these proteins:
- a CDS encoding lysylphosphatidylglycerol synthase domain-containing protein — translated: MKLLKQFLRYFIFGITLFFLATTIVNNWRSITSIEFNKYLFLLIFISLILNSFAHIFSAWVWTWILTLFNCKLGGFSAVKIYLITNISKYIPGNIWHFVGRVKAIQNHGDSIALGTFPVVLEPLLMAIASLLITIFSVSLGILEVNFSPLIFSLLLFFILIILIVIHPKFINPVLKKLVINKGKVETNIKLNKYPFLPLIGELIFLLLRGSAFMALMMPFIDLNIILIPQVLTAFSFAWLIGLIVPGAPGGLGIFEAVAIASLDPAIFPRDKIIIVVALFRFSSIIAETFTAYLAWLLYSVIVNNE